One genomic segment of Myotis daubentonii chromosome 14, mMyoDau2.1, whole genome shotgun sequence includes these proteins:
- the MTMR14 gene encoding myotubularin-related protein 14 isoform X9, with protein MAGARGAAAAAASAGSSTSSGTPPPQEPGLGELLEEFSRTQYRAKDCSGTGGSRVERIEKRCLELFGRDYCYSVIQNLNGDICGHYPQHIVFLEYESSEKEKDTFQSTVQVSKLQDLVNRSKMARCRGRFVCPVILFKGKHICRSATLAGWGELYGRTGYNYIFSGGADDAWADAEDITEEDCALRSSDTHLFDKVRGYDIKLLRYLSVKYICDLMVENKKVKFGMNVTSSEKVDKAQRYADFTLLSIPYPGCEFFKEYKDRDYMAEGLIFNWKQDYVDAPLSIPEFLTCSLNIDWSQYQTWDLVQQTQNYLKLLLSIINSDDDSGLLVHCISGWDRTPLFISLLRLSLWADGLIHTSLKPAEVLYLTVAYDWFLFGHMLVDRLSKGEEIFFFCFNFLKHIISEEFSSLKTQRRKSLPARDSGFTLEDICMLRRKDRGSTTSLGSDFSLVMESSPGAAGSFTYEAIELVPAGAQTQAAWRKSHSSSPQSVLWNRPQPSEDRLPSHQGLIEAKSSSSSSSNHSDNFFRIGSSPLEVPKTRLWQLADGNRLWQYSGTGCPAPRLLSPFQLPGGAP; from the exons ATGGCTGGCGCTcggggcgccgccgccgccgccgcttcgGCCGGGTCCTCGACTTCCTCGGGCACCCCGCCGCCGCAGGAGCCTGGGCTCGGGGAGCTGCTGGAGGAGTTCTCTAGGACTCAGTACCGGGCCAAAGACTGCAGCGGGACCGGCGGCTCGAGG GTTGAGCGCATCGAGAAGAGATGTCTGGAGCTGTTTGGCCGAGACTACTGTTACAGTGTGATCCAAAACCTGAATGGGGATATCTGCGGCCACTACCCCCAGCACATCGTGTTCCTGGAGTATGAAAGTTCTGAGAAGGAGAAAGACAC GTTTCAGAGCACTGTGCAGGTGAGCAAGTTGCAAGACCTTGTTAACCGCAGCAAGATGGCCAGGTGCAGAGGACGGTTTGTCTGCCCAGTGATCCTGTTCAAGGGCAAG CACATTTGCAGGTCGGCCACACTGGCTGGATGGGGGGAGCTGTATGGACGAACTGGCTACAACTATATTTTCTCAG GGGGTGCAGATGATGCCTGGGCGGATGCAGAGGACATCACAGAGGAGGACTGTGCTCTTCG AAGTTCCGACACACATCTTTTTGATAAGGTCAGAGGCTATGACATCAAGCTGCTTCGGTACCTGTCAGTCAAATACATCTGTGACCTGATGGTAGAAAACAAGAAGGTGAAGTTTGGCATGAA TGTAACATCCTCCGAGAAGGTGGACAAAGCCCAGCGCTATGCCGACTTCACTCTCCTCTCCATCCCGTACCCAG GCTGTGAATTTTTCAAGGAATATAAGGATCGGGATTACATGGCTGAAGGGCTCATTTTTAACTGGAAGCAG GACTACGTCGATGCCCCATTGAGCATCCCCGAATTCCTGACTTGCTCTCTGAACATTGACTGGAGCCAGTATCAG ACCTGGGACCTGGTGCAACAAACACAAAACTACCTGAAACTGCTGCTTTCCATAATTAACAGCGACG ATGACAGCGGGCTGCTGGTACACTGTATCTCAGGCTGGGATCGGACCCCCCTCTTCATCTCTCTTCTGCGCCTTTCCTTGTGGGCT GATGGGCTCATCCACACGTCCCTGAAGCCTGCTGAGGTCCTCTACCTAACGGTGGCCTATGACTGGTTCCTCTTTGG GCACATGTTGGTAGATCGGCTCAGcaaaggagaggag aTTTTCTTCTTCTGCTTCAATTTTTTGAAGCATATCATCTCTGAGGAGTTCTCTTCTCTGAAGACACAGAG GAGGAAAAGTTTGCCAGCCCGGGATTCAGGCTTCACCCTGGAAGATATCTGCATGCTGA GACGAAAGGACCGTGGCAGCACCACCAGCCTTGGCAGTGACTTCTCTCTGGTCATGGAGAGCTCCCCAGGAGCCGCTGGGAGCTTCACCTATGAGGCCATAGAGCTGGTCCCTGCAGGAGCACAGACTCAAGCAGCTTG GAGGAAGAGCCACTCATCCTCTCCACAGAGTGTGCTCTGGAACCGGCCACAGCCCTCGGAGGACCGCCTGCCTTCCCATCAGGGGCTGATAGAAGCCAAGtcttccagctcctcctcctcgaACCATTCTGACAACTTTTTCAGGATAGGTAGCAGTCCTTTGGAGGTCCCCAAAACCAG